The window TTATTGAAAAAGAAAGGTTGATTTGGTTAATAGTAGCCCGAATATGGAAGAGACGATGCATCAATTAGTGATGATGAAGCTCTTCCCTTTTGGGGCAAAATAGAGGATTATTGAAAAAGAGAAGTTTAGTGAAGATTACTTGATTTTGGGAGGTGAGCATTTCAGATTGGTTTATTGGTTAATACCAGTTCGCCTCTCATCTTCAAGTATAATCTAATAATTTCAGTTTCATAATCTCAAGCTGAAAAATATATAAAGTTGATGAAGGATTGCTGCAATACAAATAATGGCAAAGCGCAAAATAAAAGTCCATTAAAGAAGTGGACTGACTATATAGTGTATACAATCCTAACATTAATAATTGGTGGTGCATTGGCGTTGCAGTTTTTTGGTTAGAAGAATAAGCAAACTCGAAACAAAAGACGTATGATGAGATTTTTACAGATAATAAATAAGAATGGATAAAGAAAAAGACATAGAAACCACAAGGGCGTTTTATGGGCAACTTTTCAATAGCTCAAAGTATGTTCTATTGGTGCTGCTAATTGCTTCAGTAATCGAACTGTATGCGCTACCTACTATGGAAGGGCTTTTGGCTATAGGTATACTTCTTGCCTTAACATTACTAAAAATAGGATTTATTATAGCCTTGTCCTTTAACCAACTAATGAAGATAATTGGTCAGAGCCATCTATTGAGCCACGTACTGGTCTTGTTCGGATATCTGATTGTGTTGATAGTTTTATCGTTTGCAATAGATTACACGGCGTTACAGTTTGTGGATGCTATTCATTTTAAAATGAACAACAGTATTGGCAATGATGGACTGTCGGTAGTTTTTGATTTATCCTATTTTAGTTTGATAACATTCTCATCAGTAGGATATGGTGATATAGTCCCAATTTCCTTACCCGCGAAAATCCTGGTGGCGCTTGAAGTGGCACTGCGGTTTTTCGTCCTGGTCTTTGGTATCGCAAATGTGAATAGAATTCGAGTAAATAAATAACCTTTAAAAACTAAAAGTATGAAAACACTAAAATTAACTACGGTGGTAATGTTGCTCATAATAGCGACAAGCCCACTATTTGGACAAGATGCAAAAACAGAAAAAGAAGCAGTGCTTACAGTAATGAAAAGCTATAAGGATGCCTTACAAAACCTAACGACCGATGGTACTTTCGAATTATTTACCGAGGATTCCGAGGTTTTTGAATCGGGAGGCGTCGAGGGTACGTACAGCCACTATATAGAACATCATTTAGGGCCGGAATTGGGTCACTTTGAAAAATTTGAATTTTCAGATTATGAAATCGATGTAAAGGTAGATGTACCCTATGCCTTTACTACCGAAACATACATATATACCATTGTCCTCAATCCGGACGACAAGGGAAATAGCCGGGCCATAAAGAAAAAAGGGGTAGCAACCTCAATCCTTAAAAAAATAGATGGAAAATGGAAAATAATAAAAACCCATTCATCTTCAAGAAATACTAAGTAACAACCGATGAGTAGATATATTTCAATTAGTATAGTGTTCGGTCTTCTTCTTATTACCAGTTGTAAAGAGAAGAAAACCGAGCCATTGCCGGAACAGTCGAAAGAAACAACCATAGAACAACCGCCAAAAAAAGTGTTAAGCCCCCACACCTCTGCAATGGCGACCATTGGTAATGCGCACATCCATATTGATTATTCATCGCCAGGGGTTAGGGACAGGATGATTTTTGGTGGTTTGCTGGCGTATGACCAAGTCTGGCAAGCAGGGGCACATATGGCTACGTGGATAGAGACGGATACGGATTTAGAAATAGATGGTAAGGAACTGAAAGCAGGTAAATATGGATTTTTTACCATTCCTTCAAAAGAAGAATGGACCATCATTTTAAATTCCAATTGGAACCAGCACGGAAAGGATGAATATGACGAAAAAGATGATGTAATACGATTTAAGATAACACCGATTATTGCAGATAGTCTAAAAGAACACTTAGAATATAATATCAAGAAAATTAGTGATACGGAAGGTGAGATAACATTAGCTTGGGAAAAAGTTAAAGTAGTAATTCCATTCAAAGTAAAATAGCAAGATATGGTCAACCAAAGCTCAATGATAAAGAAATTAAAAACAGGTGTATCATCAAAGAATGAAAAACTAATACAGTTTAAACCGTGAACGAATTTTTAAAACAATGGGGCGAAGCCGCCTATACGACCACCGGATTTTTCTGGATGGCGCTTTGGGCATTCATTTTGGGATATATCATCAGTAGTATGATACAGATTTTCGTGACCGAAAAGCGGATGCAAAAAACAATGGGCGAAAACGAAGGCAAAAGTGTGCTTTTGGGCACTTTTTTCGGCTTTATTAGTAGCTCGTGCAGTTTTTCGGCTTTGGCAGGTACAAAATCCATTTTTAAGAAAGGGGCAAGTTTTGTGTCTTCCATTGCCTTTCTGTTGGCATCGACCAATCTCGTCATAGAATTGGGGATTATCATTTCCATATTCTTAGGATGGCAGTTCGTGGTTGGCGAATATGTAGGTGGTATTCTCTTGATTGGTATTTCGTGGATTCTGATACGACTCATCAATCCTAAAAAACTCATCGAAAAAGCCCGTAAGAATCTCGAAAATGAAGATGATGATGAGATGGACGGTTCCAAAGATTGGAAGAAACAAATAACGAACGAAGACAGTTGGGCGCGCGTTGCCAAAAAATACAAGATGGAATGGCAAATGGTCTGGAAGGATGTAACCGTAGGTTTTACCGTTGCGGGTATTACAGCGGCTTTTGTGCCAGATTCGTTCTTTCAGACCTTATTTATCAATAGCGGTCAAGGCAATACAGATTTCACATTTCTCGAAATTCTGGAACATATTGTGGTCGGTCCGGTTGCCGCATTTTTGACGTTTATCGGTTCAATGGGCAACATTCCGTTAGCAGCGTTACTATTCGGAAAAGGCGTGAGTTTTGCGGGCGTAATGGCCTTTATTTTTAGCGATTTGGTGGTTTTTCCAGTATTGCGCATCAATGCAAAATACTACGGCTGGAAGATGTCACTCTTCATCTTGTTCTTACTTTTTACAGCATTAATCGGTACGGCATTGACACTTCATTATGGATTTGATTTATTGAATATGCTACCAGATTCATCACAGGTGAAGATTCAAGATAGCGAATTTTTTAAGATTGATTATACCTTTTTCTTGAACGTTGCTTTTCTCATCATTTCGGCCTATCTCGTTTATCTGGGTTTTTTTAAGCGAAAAGATGTAGAGGATTCAATGAGCGAGATGGCACCCAAAAGCCCTTTACTCGAAAAGATTTTAAAATATGCAGCCTTCATCTGTTATATATGGCTCGCTGGAGGACTGATTGTAAAATTTTTAGTGAACTAAAATTAGTGGCTATGAAAACATTCGATACCCTTTCCCAAACAATGACCCACTTGCAAGAGCAAGGTTATACTTATGATTTTAATTTATGTTCGGGACACATTGAATGTAATGCGCTAAAGCTAAAATTACATCCAGAGGATTTCGATGTAGATGAGATGCATCGTTATGAAGGAATGAGCAGTACCGATGACAACAGCGTTCTCTACGCTATTTCATCAAAAAATGGAATTAAAGGATTATTGGTCGATGCCTATGGCGTCTATGCAGAGAATATTTCTGAAGCAATGCGAAAAAAATTAAGATAAAATGAAACATACCTATCACATACACGGAATGACCTGCAACGGTTGCCAGAATCACGTCGAAAAAATACTTTCCAATGTAGCGGGAGTAACCAGTGCATCGGTCAATTTGGAAAAAGCAGAAGCCACCATCGAAATGGAATCTCACATTCCTATCGAGACTTTTCAAAAGGTATTAAATGATGACGGCGGTACGTATTCTATCCACAAACCGGGCGAGCATCATCATAAAGATGATTCCGCTTCCGCGAAAGCGAAAAAACCACAACCCAAAGGCAAAGGAACAGGAACCTTCTACTGTCCAATGCATTGCGAAGGAGATAAAACCTACGACAAGCCAGGCGACTGTCCTGTCTGCGGAATGGATTTAGTCGAGGAACAAAATTTAACCGCCACCACTTCCGAGCAATGGACCTGCCCTATGCACCCTGAAGTTGTTAAAGACGGACCTGGAGACTGTCCTATTTGTGGGATGGACCTGGTGCCGATGAAACCCGATATTTCCGCAGAAGAAAAGACCTATAAAAAATTGCTCAAAAAGTTCTGGATAGCAGTCGCTTTTACATTGCCTATATTTTTCATAGCAATGTCAGAAATGCTGTCAAACAATCCCTTGGAAAGTATTCTCGAAATAAAATACTGGAACTGGGCTCAGTTTGTGCTTTCCCTTCCCGTGGTTTTCTATGCTACGTGGATGTTCTTTGAACGTGCGTATCGCAGTATTGTCACCTGGAACCTAAATATGTTTACGCTCATTGGCATAGGTACTGGAGTGGCTTGGGTTTTTAGTGTTTTCGGGATGCTGTTTCCGCAGCTTTTCCCCCAAGACTTTTTAACCGAATCAGGAACTGTATTTGTTTATTTTGAGGCGACCACAGTTATTTTAACGCTGGTGCTACTCGGACAGGTACTTGAGGCCCGTGCGCACAGTAAGACCAATTCTGCGGTCAAGGAACTCTTAAAACTTGCGCCCAATAAAGCTATTAAGGTAGTCGATGGAAATGAAGAAGAAGTTTCCATCGACCAGATAGAGAAAGGAGATATACTACGAGTAAAACCAGGAGATAAAATTCCTGTTGATGGCAAAATTACCGAAGGAGAAACTACTGTAGATGAATCGATGATTTCGGGAGAGCCCATTCCAGTTAATAAATCTGTAGATGACAAAGTAAGTAGCGGTACCATAAACGGCAACCAGTCGTTCTTGATGGAGGCCGAAAAAGTAGGTAGCGACACATTACTTTCCCAAATCATCAAAATGGTAAATGATGCCAGTCGCAGTCGTGCCCCTATCCAGAAATTGGCCGATACGGTTTCAGGCTATTTTGTGCCAATAGTCATATTTATTGCGGTCATAACCTTTATCGTTTGGGCAATCTGGGGTCCGGAACCCGCTTATGTCTATGGGTTTGTGAATGCCATTGCCGTATTGATTATCGCCTGTCCGTGTGCATTAGGATTGGCAACACCGATGTCCGTTATGGTGGGTGTTGGTAAAGGCGCTCAGAATGGCGTACTTATCAAGAATGCCGAAGCCCTTGAAAAAATGGACAAGGTAGATACCCTTATTGTTGATAAGACCGGAACAATTACCGAGGGAAAACCCACGGTGGAGAAGGTAGGTTCTTTTGATGATAAACAATTTAGCGAAAGCGAAATTCTACATTTTATTGCATCTCTAAACAGTTCCAGCGAGCATCCATTGGCCGAAGCTACTGTGAAATACGGAAAGCAGCAGAATGTTGAACTATCAAAAACCGAAAATTTCAGCGCAATAACGGGAAAAGGCGTAGAAGGTACTGTTGATGGCAAGAAGCTCGATTTAGGAAACGATAGGATGATGGAATATGCCAAGGCTACTATTTCATCTGCTATGAAAGATGAAGCACAATCCTTTCAAAAACAAGGGAAAACCGTTTCGTATTTAGCTATTGATGGTAAGGTTTCAGGCTATGTCGTGATAGGCGACAAAATCAAGAAAACAAGCGCCAAGGCCATCAAGGAATTACAGGACAAGGGGATTGCCGTGATAATGCTCACGGGCGATAACCACGATACAGCACAGGCCGTAGCATCAGAGCTAAACCTTGCTGACTTTAAAGCCAGTATGTTACCTGAAAATAAGTTGCAGGAAGTTGAAAAATTGCAGAATGAAGGGAAGGTGGTCGCAATGGCAGGTGATGGCATCAATGATGCACCAGCACTGGCAAAAAGTAATGTGGGAATCGCTATGGGGACAGGTACAGATGTAGCCATAGAAAGTGCGATGATAACCTTGGTAAAAGGTGATTTGCACGGTATCGTAAAAGCTAAAAATTTAAGCCATATGGTTATGCGAAATATCAAGCAGAATCTCTTTTTCGCTTTCATCTATAATACCTTAGGTGTGCCCATTGCGGCTGGAGTCCTATTTCCGTTTTTCGGTTTGTTATTATCACCTATGATTGCAGCTTTGGCAATGAGTTTTAGTTCCGTATCGGTTATTGCAAATGCCTTACGATTACGTACCAAAAAAATCGATAGCTAATGGTCAATAGAAAAACAGCAAAATGGATTCGAAAAGCCCACCGCTACTTGGGTATCTTCCTGGGTATTCAGTTCCTGATGTGGACGATTAGCGGGATGTATTTTAGCTGGACGGATATTGACGAGATACACGGCGACCATTTCAAAAAAGAGATTCCTGAACAAACTGCATTTTCAGGTTTGGTGGGAAGTTCTCAACTAAATATTCAGGAACCGATTAAGTCATTAGAATTACTTGAAATAGCGGATGCGCCCTATTATTGGATTAATGAGACTGTGCTTTATAATGCACTTACAGGAACAAAGAAAGACGAGCTCACAGAACAAGAAGCAATCAAAGTGTCAGAACGCTATATGTTGGCAGATTTAGAATTTGACCAAATACGAAGAATTGAATCTGTTGGCGACCACCACGAGTACCGCGGACGACCATTACCTGCTTATGAGATTTCATATAAAACCGATGAAAATTTAAAAGCCTACGTGGCGATTGAGAATGGTGCTTTTCAAACAGTACGTCATCGCGATTGGCGCTGGTTCGATTTTTTATGGATGACCCACACAATGGATTATCAGGGAAGGGATAACTTCAACACTATTGTTTTAAGAGCTTTTTCACTGTTAGGCTTGATAACAGTATTGAGTGGCTTTATCCTTTGGTATATTTCATCACCAACTCTTAGAAAATTAATTAAAAACAATCGTAAATAAGTAACATTAAAATCAACTATTATGGAAAATTCAATGGAAAACAAAAAGAAAAATCAATACACAAAATTTGTAGGAATGCTCGCTGCATCCTTCGTGGCTATGTACATCACAATGTACCTAAACACTTATGAGTGGGACCACGTATGGTTTAGCCTAACCCGCTTTTATATGGTCTGTTTAGGGATTGCAGCGATGGCCATTATTATGTTTGTTGCAATGCGCGGGATGTACAAAAACAAGAAAAAGAATATCGCAATTGTTTTAGGAAGTATAGTATTGTTTGTAAGTGCTTTGACCTTGGTGCGTGAACAAAAATCAACTGTGGGCGATGTGCTCTGGATGAAAGCAATGATACCGCACCATTCAATAGCAATTTTAACAAGTAAAAGAGCAGATATCAAAGACCCTGAAGCTAAAAAATTGGCAGAAGAAATTATTGAGGCACAATTACGGGAAATCGCACAGATGAAAAAAATAATTTACAGATTAGAAAACGAAAAAGAGGAATAGTACGAGTACTAATTTCTATAAAATTATTATTATGAAAAAGAACATTATTTATATAAGTATTGCAGTTATCGCAGGCTTATTGGCAGGATATCTCATATTCGGAAATTCAGGAACAGAACAAAATGCTGTTAAGGATTTATCCGATATGTCAGATACCCACGACCATTCCGGCGAGTCGGAAAACCAAATGTGGACCTGCTCAATGCACCCACAGATTATGCAACCCGAACCAGGTGACTGCCCTATATGTGGAATGGACTTGATACCTGCCGAATCTGGTGCCGATGGCCTTGCAATGAATGAGATTAAAATGACAGAGAACGCAATGGCGCTGGCCAACATTCAAACTACTATTGTGGGTAATGGCACTATGTCAGAAGACGATGGAATGATTACGCTTTCCGGCAAAATCGCGACCAACGAAGAAAACAATGCCGTACAAGCAAGCTATTTCGATGGGCGTATTGAGCGTTTGAATGTCAATTATGAAGGCCAAAAAGTAAATCGTGGTCAATTGCTGGCTACAATTTATGCGCCAAATTTGGTCGCTGCACAGCAAGAATTGCTCACAACCGCTTCATTAAAAGAATCGCAGCCTGAACTGTATAAAGCAGTGCGCAACAAATTGAAACTATGGAAACTTTCAGAAGCCCAAATTAATGCGATTGAAACTTCAGGAAAAGTGCGAGATAATTTCCCCATTTATGCCACCGTTTCAGGAACGGTTTCAGAAGTGATGGCACGAGAAGGCGATTATGTAAAACAGGGTCAGCCCATTTTGAAAGTAAGCAATCTAAATTCGGTTTGGGCAGAATTTGATGCCTATGAAAATCAAATTTCAAATTTAAAAGTGGGCCAGAAAATAAAGGTAGTAACCAATGCCTATGCCAATAAAGAATTTGACGCCACGGTTTCATTTATTGACCCAATATTGAATAATGCAACGAGAACGGTTACCGTAAGAGCAACACTAAAAAACACAGATGACCTCTTTAAACCAGGAATGTTTGTAACGGGTAAACTCAAAGGGGAAATGAAGATGACCAACGAAGCGATAACAGTTCCTGCAAGCTCCGTAATGTGGACAGGCGAACGCTCATTGCTATATATAAAAACCAATCCCAACGAACCCGTTTTTGAAATGCGTGAAGTAACCATCGGAAATCGTAATGGCGAAAATTATGCTGTAACAGAGGGCTTAAAAAATGGCGATGAGATTGTGACCAACGGAACCTTTACAGTAGACGCAGCAGCAC of the Nonlabens marinus S1-08 genome contains:
- a CDS encoding ion channel, which produces MDKEKDIETTRAFYGQLFNSSKYVLLVLLIASVIELYALPTMEGLLAIGILLALTLLKIGFIIALSFNQLMKIIGQSHLLSHVLVLFGYLIVLIVLSFAIDYTALQFVDAIHFKMNNSIGNDGLSVVFDLSYFSLITFSSVGYGDIVPISLPAKILVALEVALRFFVLVFGIANVNRIRVNK
- a CDS encoding YybH family protein — translated: MKTLKLTTVVMLLIIATSPLFGQDAKTEKEAVLTVMKSYKDALQNLTTDGTFELFTEDSEVFESGGVEGTYSHYIEHHLGPELGHFEKFEFSDYEIDVKVDVPYAFTTETYIYTIVLNPDDKGNSRAIKKKGVATSILKKIDGKWKIIKTHSSSRNTK
- a CDS encoding DUF305 domain-containing protein translates to MENSMENKKKNQYTKFVGMLAASFVAMYITMYLNTYEWDHVWFSLTRFYMVCLGIAAMAIIMFVAMRGMYKNKKKNIAIVLGSIVLFVSALTLVREQKSTVGDVLWMKAMIPHHSIAILTSKRADIKDPEAKKLAEEIIEAQLREIAQMKKIIYRLENEKEE
- a CDS encoding PepSY domain-containing protein yields the protein MVNRKTAKWIRKAHRYLGIFLGIQFLMWTISGMYFSWTDIDEIHGDHFKKEIPEQTAFSGLVGSSQLNIQEPIKSLELLEIADAPYYWINETVLYNALTGTKKDELTEQEAIKVSERYMLADLEFDQIRRIESVGDHHEYRGRPLPAYEISYKTDENLKAYVAIENGAFQTVRHRDWRWFDFLWMTHTMDYQGRDNFNTIVLRAFSLLGLITVLSGFILWYISSPTLRKLIKNNRK
- a CDS encoding heavy metal translocating P-type ATPase, which produces MKHTYHIHGMTCNGCQNHVEKILSNVAGVTSASVNLEKAEATIEMESHIPIETFQKVLNDDGGTYSIHKPGEHHHKDDSASAKAKKPQPKGKGTGTFYCPMHCEGDKTYDKPGDCPVCGMDLVEEQNLTATTSEQWTCPMHPEVVKDGPGDCPICGMDLVPMKPDISAEEKTYKKLLKKFWIAVAFTLPIFFIAMSEMLSNNPLESILEIKYWNWAQFVLSLPVVFYATWMFFERAYRSIVTWNLNMFTLIGIGTGVAWVFSVFGMLFPQLFPQDFLTESGTVFVYFEATTVILTLVLLGQVLEARAHSKTNSAVKELLKLAPNKAIKVVDGNEEEVSIDQIEKGDILRVKPGDKIPVDGKITEGETTVDESMISGEPIPVNKSVDDKVSSGTINGNQSFLMEAEKVGSDTLLSQIIKMVNDASRSRAPIQKLADTVSGYFVPIVIFIAVITFIVWAIWGPEPAYVYGFVNAIAVLIIACPCALGLATPMSVMVGVGKGAQNGVLIKNAEALEKMDKVDTLIVDKTGTITEGKPTVEKVGSFDDKQFSESEILHFIASLNSSSEHPLAEATVKYGKQQNVELSKTENFSAITGKGVEGTVDGKKLDLGNDRMMEYAKATISSAMKDEAQSFQKQGKTVSYLAIDGKVSGYVVIGDKIKKTSAKAIKELQDKGIAVIMLTGDNHDTAQAVASELNLADFKASMLPENKLQEVEKLQNEGKVVAMAGDGINDAPALAKSNVGIAMGTGTDVAIESAMITLVKGDLHGIVKAKNLSHMVMRNIKQNLFFAFIYNTLGVPIAAGVLFPFFGLLLSPMIAALAMSFSSVSVIANALRLRTKKIDS
- a CDS encoding DUF2911 domain-containing protein, whose translation is MSRYISISIVFGLLLITSCKEKKTEPLPEQSKETTIEQPPKKVLSPHTSAMATIGNAHIHIDYSSPGVRDRMIFGGLLAYDQVWQAGAHMATWIETDTDLEIDGKELKAGKYGFFTIPSKEEWTIILNSNWNQHGKDEYDEKDDVIRFKITPIIADSLKEHLEYNIKKISDTEGEITLAWEKVKVVIPFKVK
- a CDS encoding permease, whose amino-acid sequence is MNEFLKQWGEAAYTTTGFFWMALWAFILGYIISSMIQIFVTEKRMQKTMGENEGKSVLLGTFFGFISSSCSFSALAGTKSIFKKGASFVSSIAFLLASTNLVIELGIIISIFLGWQFVVGEYVGGILLIGISWILIRLINPKKLIEKARKNLENEDDDEMDGSKDWKKQITNEDSWARVAKKYKMEWQMVWKDVTVGFTVAGITAAFVPDSFFQTLFINSGQGNTDFTFLEILEHIVVGPVAAFLTFIGSMGNIPLAALLFGKGVSFAGVMAFIFSDLVVFPVLRINAKYYGWKMSLFILFLLFTALIGTALTLHYGFDLLNMLPDSSQVKIQDSEFFKIDYTFFLNVAFLIISAYLVYLGFFKRKDVEDSMSEMAPKSPLLEKILKYAAFICYIWLAGGLIVKFLVN
- a CDS encoding efflux RND transporter periplasmic adaptor subunit, yielding MKKNIIYISIAVIAGLLAGYLIFGNSGTEQNAVKDLSDMSDTHDHSGESENQMWTCSMHPQIMQPEPGDCPICGMDLIPAESGADGLAMNEIKMTENAMALANIQTTIVGNGTMSEDDGMITLSGKIATNEENNAVQASYFDGRIERLNVNYEGQKVNRGQLLATIYAPNLVAAQQELLTTASLKESQPELYKAVRNKLKLWKLSEAQINAIETSGKVRDNFPIYATVSGTVSEVMAREGDYVKQGQPILKVSNLNSVWAEFDAYENQISNLKVGQKIKVVTNAYANKEFDATVSFIDPILNNATRTVTVRATLKNTDDLFKPGMFVTGKLKGEMKMTNEAITVPASSVMWTGERSLLYIKTNPNEPVFEMREVTIGNRNGENYAVTEGLKNGDEIVTNGTFTVDAAAQLQGKKSMMNQGKKEDAMMPMSEMKMEFSENFQKQFKKALKPYLQMKDALVASDANQVSAFAKATSTSLKSVDMKSLGSMEQSHIKKSIEMLDAIAANDNLENQRDHFVILNENMVPIAMSVNGTDAILYVQKCPMANNNKGAVWLSTEEEIRNPYYGDAMLTCGSVIEEIK